In Carya illinoinensis cultivar Pawnee chromosome 7, C.illinoinensisPawnee_v1, whole genome shotgun sequence, the following are encoded in one genomic region:
- the LOC122315310 gene encoding AP2-like ethylene-responsive transcription factor BBM isoform X2 encodes MAPMNWLGFSLSPQELPSQTADQDAHSQNTASRLGFTNSDNISGADVSVQCFDIASDSTAPSLYLPPPFGILEAFNRNDQVEDWNMKGLGMNSSTNYKTTSDLSMLMGSSCNSQNHDQNQHRPKLENFLGRHSFGHHENAAYNNNNGDYMFNNCSLQLPSEAANGVVNSTGSTGGGGIHENSSNIGLSMIKTWLRNQPAPAPPQPENDKNDSCGGASSGNNINGSCIMTSAQTLSLSMGTGPPQSRSNLPLLTASTGSGGESNSSSDNKQQKTTSGHDTQSTSAIEAATVPRKSIDTFGQRTSIYRGVTRHRWTGRYEAHLWDNSCRREGQTRKGRQVYLGGYDKEEKAARAYDLAALKYWGTTTTTNFPISNYEKELEEMKHMTRLEYVASLRRKSSGFSRGASIYRGVTRHHQHGRWQARIGRVAGNKDLYLGTFSTQEEAAEAYDVAAIKFRGLNAVTNFDMSRYDVKSILESSTLPIGGAAKRLKDAHEQAEMTLLEGQIIIRTHLDHDNISSQLTHGINSYGTAAAHHGSWPTIAFQQPPQPYSTIHYPYHGQRLWCKQEQDSDHLPPNSFQDFDHHLQLGNTHNFFQPNSSVLHNLMGMDSASMEHSSGSNSVIYSSQGGGDGNNSTEIGGYGANGAGYAIPVSTVIATNDGNQNQGNNASTFGDSEVVKALSYNQNVNFAPDPYHARNIYYLSQHASAAGVVKASAYDQGSTCNNWPVPTAVPTLAAARSSNLAVCHATPAFTVWNDTQK; translated from the exons ATGGCTCCCATGAACTGGTTGGGCTTCTCTCTTTCCCCTCAAGAACTCCCATCGCAGACTGCAGATCAAGATGCTCATTCTCAAAATACAGCTTCTCGCCTTGGCTTCACGAACTCTGACAACATATCCGGCGCTGACGTCTCCGTCCAGTGCTTTGATATTGCTTCTGACTCAACCGCTCCATCACTCTACCTCCCTCCCCCTTTTGGAATACTTGAAGCATTTAATAGAAACGATCAAgttgaag ATTGGAATATGAAGGGTTTAGGGATGAACTCAAGCACCAACTACAAGACCACCTCAGACCTCTCTATGCTGATGGGTAGTTCGTGCAATAGCCAAAACCATGATCAAAACCAACACCGACCAAAGCTCGAGAACTTCCTCGGCCGACACTCTTTCGGTCATCACGAAAATGCCGCATACAATAACAATAATGGTGACTACATGTTCAACAATTGCTCATTACAGCTTCCATCCGAAGCAGCAAACGGCGTGGTAAATAGTACTGGAAGTACTGGCGGCGGCGGCATCCACGAGAATAGCTCTAATATTGGTCTGTCCATGATCAAGACATGGTTGAGGAACCAACCGGCGCCGGCACCGCCTCAGCCGGAGAACGACAAGAACGATAGTTGTGGTGGTGCAAGTAGCGGCAATAATATTAATGGAAGCTGCATCATGACAAGCGCACAAACCTTGTCGCTTTCAATGGGCACGGGGCCGCCACAGTCTCGCTCGAATTTGCCACTTCTTACGGCGAGTACTGGCAGTGGAGGAGAGAGTAATTCCTCATCGGATAATAAGCAGCAGAAGACAACATCGGGGCATGATACCCAAAGTACCAGTGCTATTGAGGCAGCAACAGTGCCCAGAAAGTCCATTGATACCTTTGGACAGAGAACTTCTATATACCGTGGTGTAACAAG GCACAGATGGACGGGCAGATATGAGGCTCATCTATGGGATAATAGCTGCAGAAGAGAGGGACAAACTCGTAAAGGCAGGCAAG TTTATTTGG GAGGTTATGACAAAGAAGAAAAGGCAGCTAGAGCTTATGATTTAGCGGCGCTGAAATATTGGGGTACCACTACCACAACAAATTTCCCA ATTAGTAACTACGAAAAAGAGTTGGAAGAAATGAAGCACATGACCAGGCTAGAGTATGTTGCGTCTCTGCGAAG GAAAAGCAGTGGGTTTTCTCGGGGTGCATCTATTTATAGAGGAGTTACAAG ACACCACCAGCATGGACGATGGCAAGCAAGAATTGGAAGAGTTGCAGGGAACAAAGACCTTTACTTGGGAACTTTCA GCACCCAAGAGGAAGCAGCAGAGGCTTACGACGTTGCTGCCATTAAGTTCCGAGGACTGAATGCAGTGACGAACTTTGACATGAGCAGATATGACGTTAAAAGCATACTCGAGAGCAGCACTTTGCCCATTGGTGGGGCTGCAAAGCGATTGAAAGATGCTCATGAGCAGGCTGAGATGACTTTACTTGAGGGACAAATTATAATTAGAACACATCTTGATCATGACAACATTAGTTCTCAGCTAACCCATGGAATCAACAGCTATGGGACTGCAGCAGCACACCATGGTAGCTGGCCTACTATTGCATTCCAACAACCTCCTCAGCCTTACAGTACCATTCACTACCCATATCATGGGCAAAGGCTTTGGTGCAAGCAAGAGCAAGATTCTGATCATCTTCCCCCCAACAGCTTTCAAGATTTTGATCACCATTTACAACTTGGAAATACCCACAATTTCTTCCAGCCTAATTCTTCAGTTCTGCACAACCTCATGGGTATGGACTCCGCCTCCATGGAACATAGCTCTGGCTCTAACTCTGTCATTTATAGCAGTCAAGGAGGCGGAGATGGCAACAACAGCACTGAAATTGGCGGGTATGGAGCCAATGGTGCTGGCTATGCAATCCCTGTGAGTACAGTAATTGCCACCAACGATGGCAACCAAAATCAAGGAAACAACGCAAGTACTTTCGGGGATAGCGAGGTAGTAAAGGCACTTTCGTATAATCAAAATGTGAATTTCGCACCAGATCCTTATCATGCCAGGAACATTTATTATCTCTCACAACATGCATCGGCGGCGGGTGTGGTTAAGGCTAGCGCATATGATCAGGGTTCGACATGTAACAATTGGCCGGTGCCAACTGCAGTTCCAACTCTCGCGGCGGCAAGGTCAAGCAATTTGGCTGTTTGCCACGCAACTCCAGCTTTCACAGTATGGAATGATACCCAAAAGTAA
- the LOC122315310 gene encoding AP2-like ethylene-responsive transcription factor BBM isoform X1 codes for MAPMNWLGFSLSPQELPSQTADQDAHSQNTASRLGFTNSDNISGADVSVQCFDIASDSTAPSLYLPPPFGILEAFNRNDQVEDWNMKGLGMNSSTNYKTTSDLSMLMGSSCNSQNHDQNQHRPKLENFLGRHSFGHHENAAYNNNNGDYMFNNCSLQLPSEAANGVVNSTGSTGGGGIHENSSNIGLSMIKTWLRNQPAPAPPQPENDKNDSCGGASSGNNINGSCIMTSAQTLSLSMGTGPPQSRSNLPLLTASTGSGGESNSSSDNKQQKTTSGHDTQSTSAIEAATVPRKSIDTFGQRTSIYRGVTRFSRHRWTGRYEAHLWDNSCRREGQTRKGRQVYLGGYDKEEKAARAYDLAALKYWGTTTTTNFPISNYEKELEEMKHMTRLEYVASLRRKSSGFSRGASIYRGVTRHHQHGRWQARIGRVAGNKDLYLGTFSTQEEAAEAYDVAAIKFRGLNAVTNFDMSRYDVKSILESSTLPIGGAAKRLKDAHEQAEMTLLEGQIIIRTHLDHDNISSQLTHGINSYGTAAAHHGSWPTIAFQQPPQPYSTIHYPYHGQRLWCKQEQDSDHLPPNSFQDFDHHLQLGNTHNFFQPNSSVLHNLMGMDSASMEHSSGSNSVIYSSQGGGDGNNSTEIGGYGANGAGYAIPVSTVIATNDGNQNQGNNASTFGDSEVVKALSYNQNVNFAPDPYHARNIYYLSQHASAAGVVKASAYDQGSTCNNWPVPTAVPTLAAARSSNLAVCHATPAFTVWNDTQK; via the exons ATGGCTCCCATGAACTGGTTGGGCTTCTCTCTTTCCCCTCAAGAACTCCCATCGCAGACTGCAGATCAAGATGCTCATTCTCAAAATACAGCTTCTCGCCTTGGCTTCACGAACTCTGACAACATATCCGGCGCTGACGTCTCCGTCCAGTGCTTTGATATTGCTTCTGACTCAACCGCTCCATCACTCTACCTCCCTCCCCCTTTTGGAATACTTGAAGCATTTAATAGAAACGATCAAgttgaag ATTGGAATATGAAGGGTTTAGGGATGAACTCAAGCACCAACTACAAGACCACCTCAGACCTCTCTATGCTGATGGGTAGTTCGTGCAATAGCCAAAACCATGATCAAAACCAACACCGACCAAAGCTCGAGAACTTCCTCGGCCGACACTCTTTCGGTCATCACGAAAATGCCGCATACAATAACAATAATGGTGACTACATGTTCAACAATTGCTCATTACAGCTTCCATCCGAAGCAGCAAACGGCGTGGTAAATAGTACTGGAAGTACTGGCGGCGGCGGCATCCACGAGAATAGCTCTAATATTGGTCTGTCCATGATCAAGACATGGTTGAGGAACCAACCGGCGCCGGCACCGCCTCAGCCGGAGAACGACAAGAACGATAGTTGTGGTGGTGCAAGTAGCGGCAATAATATTAATGGAAGCTGCATCATGACAAGCGCACAAACCTTGTCGCTTTCAATGGGCACGGGGCCGCCACAGTCTCGCTCGAATTTGCCACTTCTTACGGCGAGTACTGGCAGTGGAGGAGAGAGTAATTCCTCATCGGATAATAAGCAGCAGAAGACAACATCGGGGCATGATACCCAAAGTACCAGTGCTATTGAGGCAGCAACAGTGCCCAGAAAGTCCATTGATACCTTTGGACAGAGAACTTCTATATACCGTGGTGTAACAAG attttccAGGCACAGATGGACGGGCAGATATGAGGCTCATCTATGGGATAATAGCTGCAGAAGAGAGGGACAAACTCGTAAAGGCAGGCAAG TTTATTTGG GAGGTTATGACAAAGAAGAAAAGGCAGCTAGAGCTTATGATTTAGCGGCGCTGAAATATTGGGGTACCACTACCACAACAAATTTCCCA ATTAGTAACTACGAAAAAGAGTTGGAAGAAATGAAGCACATGACCAGGCTAGAGTATGTTGCGTCTCTGCGAAG GAAAAGCAGTGGGTTTTCTCGGGGTGCATCTATTTATAGAGGAGTTACAAG ACACCACCAGCATGGACGATGGCAAGCAAGAATTGGAAGAGTTGCAGGGAACAAAGACCTTTACTTGGGAACTTTCA GCACCCAAGAGGAAGCAGCAGAGGCTTACGACGTTGCTGCCATTAAGTTCCGAGGACTGAATGCAGTGACGAACTTTGACATGAGCAGATATGACGTTAAAAGCATACTCGAGAGCAGCACTTTGCCCATTGGTGGGGCTGCAAAGCGATTGAAAGATGCTCATGAGCAGGCTGAGATGACTTTACTTGAGGGACAAATTATAATTAGAACACATCTTGATCATGACAACATTAGTTCTCAGCTAACCCATGGAATCAACAGCTATGGGACTGCAGCAGCACACCATGGTAGCTGGCCTACTATTGCATTCCAACAACCTCCTCAGCCTTACAGTACCATTCACTACCCATATCATGGGCAAAGGCTTTGGTGCAAGCAAGAGCAAGATTCTGATCATCTTCCCCCCAACAGCTTTCAAGATTTTGATCACCATTTACAACTTGGAAATACCCACAATTTCTTCCAGCCTAATTCTTCAGTTCTGCACAACCTCATGGGTATGGACTCCGCCTCCATGGAACATAGCTCTGGCTCTAACTCTGTCATTTATAGCAGTCAAGGAGGCGGAGATGGCAACAACAGCACTGAAATTGGCGGGTATGGAGCCAATGGTGCTGGCTATGCAATCCCTGTGAGTACAGTAATTGCCACCAACGATGGCAACCAAAATCAAGGAAACAACGCAAGTACTTTCGGGGATAGCGAGGTAGTAAAGGCACTTTCGTATAATCAAAATGTGAATTTCGCACCAGATCCTTATCATGCCAGGAACATTTATTATCTCTCACAACATGCATCGGCGGCGGGTGTGGTTAAGGCTAGCGCATATGATCAGGGTTCGACATGTAACAATTGGCCGGTGCCAACTGCAGTTCCAACTCTCGCGGCGGCAAGGTCAAGCAATTTGGCTGTTTGCCACGCAACTCCAGCTTTCACAGTATGGAATGATACCCAAAAGTAA